CAAAATTTGTAAAGTTAACACAAATAGCAACGGGCGCAGTACTTCTCACGATAGTGTAAGCGCTTGTGCCACTGCTAAGATCTACCCGATAGGTTGACCCTGCGAGCCTAACAGGATAGTAGGTGAAGTTCTGGAAATCCATCGCCAAAGAGCCAATACCCTGAGTGGTCTGCGCTGCAACGATACTGTTTGTGCGTAAAGATTCAAGTGCAAAGGTGTTTCCTCTACTACTTATTAGCCAAGCTGCAAAATGATAAGTACCGCTTGGAAGCGTGCCATTTACTTTCACGGTTGCGTCTAACTGATAGAGTCCACCGCCGCTTACAGCAACGTTTAAACTAGTATAGTTGGAAGCGGTTACGTCTCCGTTTACGCTTAACCAAAGAGTTGTGAAATTGACCGAGTAGCCTCCTATGATGAAAATTTTGGCGCTAACCGACACTGACCCAGTAGTGTTAATTCTGTAGACGGTTTCGGAGATTTGAACGGACTCAGACATTCTTGCCAATTCAAACTCGTTACGGGTCCTTATGGCATCATTGTATAATGCATTCTCGTTTAGCGTGTAGAAAAAGTATGCTGAAGCAAGGGAGCCCACGATTAGAATCATAAATATGGCACCGATAATTGAGGAAACGCCTCGATTGTTGATGCGTTTTTTATGCAGTATTTTAGACAACAAAACTGTATGCAAAACTTAACCCCCTCAAAGTAACTAACTTAACTGTGTATGAACCAGCAGGTAATGCTTGTTCAATAACAACTTGTCGTTCAGTACCAACATCTACCTCATTGCTTGGAGCTAAAGCGCCATCCATATGCTTCATTGTAAACGTAAAGTTGTCTTGTGAAATACTAAGGTAGACTTGGTCTATTGTGATGCTGATTCTGCCCGAATTAATAAAATAAATATGCACTGTACCTCCAGTGGAGTTATAGAAGGCTTGTTCGAACGCTAAGGATTCTTTTAGTTCATCAATATCAGAAGTAACCGAGGACTGATAATCCGACTGGTAGGCTGCTGAAATATTACGGGCATACATCAAAGCAGCAAACCCCAAAACAATAACCACAGCAATAAGAACCAAATTTGAAACAACAGGACTAATTGCCTTTTTACATCTAACCAACCTTCTAACGTACGGATGCTTCCTCACTGAGGCCACTGTTTTTTTGAGGCGCCGAGGTTTTTTGGGTAATACTATTTGGGACATCTTTTTGCTCCTATACAATGGTTATAAATTGCGGAATCAGTTTTGCAGCCAAAATCGAAATCACCACAAGAATTGCCGAATGCTTAAAACCAGCAGCAATGGATTCTTCACTGATTTTTCCAGCCACAATCCCAATTAAATAACTGTTAAAGATAACCGCGGTCATGAACACAGTTTGCATTAAACTATTGTCTGTTGGCGGAGCGTCAACACCAGGCACAGCTATATCTGTGGTTAATCCCATCATCATAACCGTGGTTGCCACCAACAGAATCGAAGCCAAATATGGCATCATAATAAATGGGCGAGTAGACATCTTCTTTTCTTTCTCAACATCCTGTGTCAGATTGTTAAAACGCGCCAAAGACTCAATCATAGCAATCGTGCCGCCGCCCACGTCAATTGTTTCAACTAACAAAAACATGACAATTTGCACCATCCAACTCTTCGTGCGATGCAAAAAATCCATCATCACACGCTTAATGGGTATGCCCCAAGAAATTTCAGAACTAATTTTTCTTAGTTCCTTGGTAAAGCTGCCGTAGTCACGTTTTGAGAGGCTTTCGATGCATTTTTCAGGTGACAAACCTGTTTTTCGCACTTCGGTGAGGTCACGCAGAAAACTTGCGACGCCTTGTTCCATGCTGTTTCGGGTTTTTGTTAATTTAATGTGAACTACTGCGGCGGGGGCAACGGAAATGACAAGAGCAACTGCCAAGGCGATTGAAAGGTCAAGACCTATGGCTTGCAGGTTGGTGATTATGGGAAGTTCAAGCATGCCCATGAAGTTTGTTAACAACATGAAAACGGCGATGGCAACACCACTGGAAATGCCAAAGACTTTGTAGGGACGCATATCCACCATAGGGGTTTTGGGTTGCATACTATGTGCCAAGTACACAAATAGTGCAGAGAGCATGGGCGTGAAAACATACGTGTACATGATAACTCCTGAAAAGTCGGAGATGTCTGGAGCTGACTGGACGGTCGTGCCTGTCTGGATATTGTTGACGGCAAAGAGAATATAGAAACACAGTGACATCATGACCATTACAATAATGAAGGTTTCAAGCAGCATGCCCAATCGTTCTGCCGCAGCTTTAACCCGCAATGCTCGGGTTTTAAAAATGTCCTCAGCTTTACGTTCCAAATAATGCCCGATGTCACCACCAATGATAACAGTTGAAGCATAACCACTCAAGAAATCCTTGTAAATATCCAGCGGATTTCTCTTCGCCGAAGATTCCAAAGCGGACAAGGGGTCTATGCCAAAAAGTTCTACGTCTTTGATGATGTCGTTGGCTTCTTTTCGCATGGTCGGCATTAAATCAACCTGCGTTATGCGTTTGAAGCTGGTATAAGGAGCGAGTCCACCTGAGGACATGACGCTGATGTAGGCAGCGGCGAAAGGCATTTCACGTTCAAGGTTTGAAGAACGGTCACTGGCGTTGGATAGGGGCATAAGCATAAAACCTGCCACCACAAAAACCGGAAGCAACCCCAAAATCAGCAAAGGAAGAACACTAAAGTGCAACGCCAAAAACACAGCCGACACTGAAACGGGCAAGGTTAAAACTATAGCCAAAAGCATGAGGGAAATGTAGGTTTGGGGATAAATTCGGATGCGGGCACGCTCAAGAGGCGTTTTAACTTGGAAACCGTGCTGCATCAGGTACGGTGTGACTTTGCCAAATAGGCGGAAAGAAAACGCTTCAAGCTTTTCGAGCAGCGGCAACCGGCTTTGCCTCCTCAGTGCTCATCACTTTTTCGTAGAATTTTTTAGGTCGCGCATAGTACTCGGCAATGTTTGTGGCAACGTCTTTGTAGCTTCGGATGTTTTGCTGTCGCATCCAAACCAGAACATCTCGGCGGCGATGCAGCTCCTCAATTAACTGTTCCTTGCTGATGCCAAGCCGCTCAGAAATATGAACAAGCAAAAAACTGCAACCCAAATCCACACCTTGAACGTCTTTGATTGGGTCCCATTTGAAGGGGTTAACAAAATTTTGGTGGTCAATGATTTCGTTTACGGAAAGTACGCGGCGGTATGCTTTCTTTTCGCCGTTTTTGACAAGGTGAACGCGCTGAACCGACATCACAATATTCATCAAGGGAATGTACGCGGGGGATATGTCCATGGGTTTCTGTGTTAAACGTTTAACTGCTGACTGCACGTTTTCAGCGTGCATAGTACACATGCCACCGTGACCTGTCGCCAAAGCTTGAAACAGCACATACGCTTCCTGACCACGAACCTCACCCACAATCATCAAGTCAGGACGATGCCGCATACAAGTCTTAACCAAATCAAACAAAGCCACCTCACCCACACTATTACCGCCCAAACCGTAGCTCTGACGCGCAATCAATGAAACCCAGTTTTCGTGCGACAAATTCAACTCAGCAGTTTCCTCAATAGTCATAATTTTACTGCCCGGTTTAACGAGGCAACCCAACGCATTGAGCGCAGTGGTTTTTCCTGCAGCGGTTCCACCCAGAACCATCACAGACGCACGATTTTCTAGACATATCCACAAATAAGCCGCCATTTCCTCGTTGAAAGTTCCAATATTGATGAGGTCAATTATGGAGTAGGGATCTTCACGGAACTTACGGATGGTGAACGCGGTTCCAAAGGGGGTGATTTCTCTGCGGTACGCGACGGCAAGGCGATGTTTTCCGGGGAGAGAGGCGTCAACGATTGGGAAAGCACTGCTTACGTGTTTGCCTGCCATGTGCACGAGTTTGACTACGAGGTTGTCGAGGTCTTCATCACTGTCAAATTTCACGTTAGTTTCTATACTCTCAAACACTCGATGCCAAATGTAAACCGATTTTTCTACCCCGTCGCAACTGATATCTTCAATGTTTGGGTCGCGCATTAGGGGGTCAATTTTACCAAAACCGACAAGGTCACGTTCGGCATGGTAGAGGATTTTGTACCATGAAACATCAGGAAGCCAACCCAAGCTGATGCGATATTTCTCCACGATTTTTTGGGCTTCGTCCGCGAAAAATTTGCGGGGATCGCTGATTTCTTCTTTTGGAGATTCAATTTCTACTAGCAACATTTCTAATATGCGTTGGTAAACATTTTTTTCCAGTGGGTCAAGCTGTAGTTCGTCTAGGATGTATTTGTGTTCGCCTGTTTTGGTGTCTTGGACGATTACGACTTGGGCGAAGGGTTCGTAGAGTGAGTATTTTTCGATGATTTTGAGGTCTTTGGATATTAGGGGTTTGGGGGCTGTTTGGGGTTGGGGAGTGTTGGGTGTTTGTTTTTTGTTTTTGGTTTTTAGGGTTATTTTTGTTTTTTTGGGTTTTTTGGT
The Candidatus Bathyarchaeota archaeon genome window above contains:
- a CDS encoding type II secretion system F family protein, with translation MPLLEKLEAFSFRLFGKVTPYLMQHGFQVKTPLERARIRIYPQTYISLMLLAIVLTLPVSVSAVFLALHFSVLPLLILGLLPVFVVAGFMLMPLSNASDRSSNLEREMPFAAAYISVMSSGGLAPYTSFKRITQVDLMPTMRKEANDIIKDVELFGIDPLSALESSAKRNPLDIYKDFLSGYASTVIIGGDIGHYLERKAEDIFKTRALRVKAAAERLGMLLETFIIVMVMMSLCFYILFAVNNIQTGTTVQSAPDISDFSGVIMYTYVFTPMLSALFVYLAHSMQPKTPMVDMRPYKVFGISSGVAIAVFMLLTNFMGMLELPIITNLQAIGLDLSIALAVALVISVAPAAVVHIKLTKTRNSMEQGVASFLRDLTEVRKTGLSPEKCIESLSKRDYGSFTKELRKISSEISWGIPIKRVMMDFLHRTKSWMVQIVMFLLVETIDVGGGTIAMIESLARFNNLTQDVEKEKKMSTRPFIMMPYLASILLVATTVMMMGLTTDIAVPGVDAPPTDNSLMQTVFMTAVIFNSYLIGIVAGKISEESIAAGFKHSAILVVISILAAKLIPQFITIV
- a CDS encoding type II/IV secretion system ATPase subunit, producing the protein MLQQRAKQALQQAQHQLQQTKQKIKLSQANTDYKIRQTLRKIQQTTTTNTPNQTPKIKKTTKKPKKTKITLKTKNKKQTPNTPQPQTAPKPLISKDLKIIEKYSLYEPFAQVVIVQDTKTGEHKYILDELQLDPLEKNVYQRILEMLLVEIESPKEEISDPRKFFADEAQKIVEKYRISLGWLPDVSWYKILYHAERDLVGFGKIDPLMRDPNIEDISCDGVEKSVYIWHRVFESIETNVKFDSDEDLDNLVVKLVHMAGKHVSSAFPIVDASLPGKHRLAVAYRREITPFGTAFTIRKFREDPYSIIDLINIGTFNEEMAAYLWICLENRASVMVLGGTAAGKTTALNALGCLVKPGSKIMTIEETAELNLSHENWVSLIARQSYGLGGNSVGEVALFDLVKTCMRHRPDLMIVGEVRGQEAYVLFQALATGHGGMCTMHAENVQSAVKRLTQKPMDISPAYIPLMNIVMSVQRVHLVKNGEKKAYRRVLSVNEIIDHQNFVNPFKWDPIKDVQGVDLGCSFLLVHISERLGISKEQLIEELHRRRDVLVWMRQQNIRSYKDVATNIAEYYARPKKFYEKVMSTEEAKPVAAARKA